One Salarias fasciatus chromosome 22, fSalaFa1.1, whole genome shotgun sequence DNA segment encodes these proteins:
- the mfsd2ab gene encoding sodium-dependent lysophosphatidylcholine symporter 1-B, with amino-acid sequence MAKGEGGEQYSNASLLNKSVNSDGIKLARMPDHRNRLSICNKICYAIGGAPYQMTGCALGFFLQIYLLDVAQLDAFYASIILFVGRAWDAVTDPTVGFLVSRSPWTRFGRMLPWILFSTPLAVLSYFLIWYVPPFENGKVIWYLFFYCLFQTLQTCFHVPYSALTMFISSEQKERDSATAYRMTVEVLGTVLGTAIQGQIVGMANAPCLAGPGDIVANLTNYTAALNGSEHVISLEHTRTAYMIASGIISLIYVLCAVVLFFGVREQKESCRPRSEPMSFFQGIKLVMGHGPYAKLVMVFLFTSLAFMLLEGNFALFCSSTLGFRNDFQNILLVIMLSATLAIPFWQWFLTRFGKKTAVYTGTLSVVPFMILVVCIKSNLIVTYVVSFAAGVGVAAAFLLPWSMLPDVVDDFQVQNPDSTGHEALFYSFYVFFTKFASGVSLGISTLSLDFAGYISRGCTQPKEVDLTLKLLVSAAPVALIIIGLSILYSYPINEERRQGNRKLLQEQRDNEADSETDSTELANMV; translated from the exons ATGGCAAAAGGAGAAGGAGGTGAACAATACTCCAACGCCAGCTTATTGAATAAATCGGTCAATTCAGATGGCATCAAGCTCGCAAGGATG cctGATCACAGGAACAGGTTGTCAATCTGCAACAAGATATGCTACGCCATTGGCGGAGCGCCGTACCAGATGACCGGCTGTGCCCTGGGCTTCTTCCTGCAGATCTATCTCCTGGATGTCGCTCAG CTGGACGCTTTCTATGCCTCCATCATCTTGTTCGTTGGCCGAGCCTGGGACGCCGTGACCGACCCCACAGTTGGGTTCCTTGTCTCTCGAAGCCCATGGACACGTTTCGGACGGATGCTGCCCTG GATCCTCTTCTCGACCCCTCTGGCTGTGCTTTCCTATTTCCTCATATGGTACGTTCCTCCCTTTGAGAACGGAAAAGTCATCTGGTACCTTTTCTTCTACTGCCTcttccagacccttcagacg TGCTTCCATGTGCCGTACTCCGCCCTCACGATGTTCATCAGCTCcgagcagaaagagagagactccGCCACGGCATACA GGATGACGGTGGAGGTTCTGGGAACCGTGCTCGGTACGGCCATCCAGGGCCAGATCGTGGGCATGGCCAACGCCCCCTGCCTCGCCGGACCCGGAGACATCGTGGCAAACCTGACCAATTACACTGCGGCGCTGAATGGGTCGGAACACGTCATCTCCCTGGAGCACACG AGAACAGCCTACATGATTGCGTCTGGCATCATCTCCCTGATCTACGTCCTCTGTGCCGTCGTGCTGTTCTTTGGTGTCAGAGAACAAAAAG AGTCCTGCCGGCCCAGGTCAGAGCCCATGTCGTTCTTCCAGGGGATCAAGCTGGTGATGGGACACGGACCGTACGCCAAATTAGTCATGGTCTTCTTATTCACATCCCTGGCTTTCATG ctcctggaggggaACTTCGCTCTGTTCTGCAGCTCCACGCTGGGTTTCAGGAACGACTTCCAGAATATTCTGCTGGTCATCATG ctcTCAGCTACCCTGGCCATCCCGTTCTGGCAGTGGTTCCTCACCCGCTTTGGGAAAAAGACGGCCGTTTACACTGGCACTTTG TCTGTGGTTCCCTTCATGATCCTTGTGGTGTGCATTAAGAGCAACCTGATCGTCACCTACGTCGTGTCCTTCGCTGCCGGGGTCGGAGTGGCCGCAGCTTTCCTGCTTCCCTG GTCTATGCTTCCCGATGTTGTCGATGATTTCCAAGTGCAGAACCCAGACTCCACGGGGCACGAAGCCCTCTTCTACTCCTTCTACGTCTTCTTCACCAAGTTTGCCTCTGGAGTCTCCCTCGGCATCTCCACCCTCAGTTTAGA CTTTGCGGGATACATCAGCAGAGGCTGCACTCAACCCAAGGAAGTGGACCTAACCTTGAAGTTGCTGGTTTCGGCTGCTCCCGTGGCGCTCATCATCATCGGTCTGAGCATATTGTACTCTTATCCAATCAACGAGGAGAGGAGGCAAGGCAACCGCAAGCTCCTGCAAGAGCAGAG GGACAACGAGGCAGACTCGGAGACCGACTCCACAGAGCTCGCCAACATGGTCTAG
- the yars1 gene encoding tyrosine--tRNA ligase, cytoplasmic produces MADQLSPDEKYQLITRNLQEVLGEEKLKQVLQERELKVYWGTATTGKPHVAYFVPMSKIADFLKAGCEVTILFADLHAYLDNMKAPWELLELRVKYYEQVIKAMLESIGVPLEKLKFVKGTDYQLSREYTLDVYRLSSMVTEHDAKKAGAEVVKQVEHPLLSGLLYPGLQALDEEYLKVDAQFGGVDQRKIFTLAEKYLPSLGYAKRAHLMNPMVPGLTGAKMSSSEEESKIDLLDSKEDVKKKLKKAFCEPGNIQNNGVLSFVKYVVLPLRQEFCIKRDAKWGGDKVYTVFEEVEKDFAAEMIHPGDLKASVEVALNELLEPVRKKFESPELRKLTNSAYPSASKTKAGGKGAGGGGGGAGDDELAPSRLDIRVGKIVSVEKHPDADSLYLEKIDVGEPEPRTVVSGLVAYVSQEELQDRTVLVLCNLKPQKMRGIESQAMLLCASIEGEPRRVEPLDPPEGSSPGERVFVEGYETGKPDDKLNPKKKVWEKLQVDLKISDECVAQWKDKQLMTKLGQITCKTLKGGNIS; encoded by the exons ATGGCAGATCAACTGAGTCCGGATGAGAAGTACCAGCTCATCACCAGGAACCTCCAG GAGGTCCTGGGTgaggagaagctgaagcaggTTCTTCAGGAGAGGGAGCTCAAGGTTTACTGGGGTACGGCGACCACCGGCAAACCCCACGTGGCTTACTTTGTCCCCATGTCCAAGATAGCAGACTTCCTGAAGGCTGGCTGTGAG GTCACGATCCTGTTCGCAGATCTGCACGCCTACCTAGATAACATGAAGGCTCCctgggagctgctggagctcagggTGAAGTACTATGAGCAGGTCATCAAGGCCATGCTGGAGAGCATCGGTGTGCCTCTGGAAAAGCTCAAGTTTGTCAAAGGAACCGACTACCAGCTGAGCAG AGAATACACGCTGGATGTGTACCGTCTGTCATCCATGGTGACTGAGCACGATGCCAAGAAAGCTGGAGCTGAGGTGGTCAAACAGGTGGAGCATCCTCTGCTGAGTGGTCTGCTCTACCCGGGACTGCAG GCTCTGGATGAGGAGTACCTGAAGGTGGACGCTCAGTTTGGAGGCGTCGACCAGCGAAAGATTTTCACTCTGGCTGAGAAG TACCTGCCCTCTCTTGGCTATGCAAAGCGAGCCCATCTGATGAACCCCATGGTACCAGGACTGACCGGGGCCAAGATGAGCTCTTCAGAAGAG GAGTCAAAGATAGACCTCCTGGACTCCAAGGAGgatgtgaagaagaagctgaagaaggCTTTCTGTGAGCCGGGCAACATTCAGAACAATGGAGTGCTCTCTTTTGTCAAATATGTTGTTCTCCCTCTGCGGCAAG AATTCTGCATCAAAAGAGATGCCAAGTGGGGCGGAGACAAAGTTTACACCGTGTTTGAAGAAGTTGAGAAGGACTTTGCAGCAGAG ATGATCCATCCCGGGGATCTGAAGGCCTCAGTGGAAGTTGCACTGAATGAGCTACTGGAGCCAGTCAGAAAGAAGTTCGAGTCTCCTGAGCTGCGCAAGCTCACCAACTCTGCCTACCCCAGTGCCTCAAAGACGA aagcGGGAGGAAAAGGTgccggcggcggtggtggtggtgctggtgatGATGAACTTGCCCCCTCCAGACTGGACATCAGGGTGGGGAAGATTGTCAGTGTGGAGAAG CATCCGGACGCAGACTCGCTGTACCTGGAGAAGATCGACGTCGGGGAGCCGGAGCCGAGGACGGTGGTCAGCGGGCTGGTGGCCTACGTTTCACAGGAGGAGCTGCAAGACCGAACGGTGCTGGTGCTGTGCAACCTGAAACCGCAAAAGATGCGAGGGATCGAGTCTCAAGCCATGCTGTTGTGTGCCTCAAT TGAAGGAGAGCCCAGGAGGGTGGAGCCACTGGACCCTCCAGAGGGTTCTTCACCAGGGGAACGCGTGTTCGTGGAGGGATATGAGACCGGCAAGCCTGACGATAAACTAAACCCAAAGAAGAAGGTGTGGGAGAAACTGCAG GTGGACCTGAAGATATCAGACGAGTGTGTGGCTCAGTGGAAAGACAAGCAGCTGATGACCAAACTGGGACAGATCACGTGTAAGACTCTAAAAGGAGGCAACATCAgttaa